One genomic segment of Helianthus annuus cultivar XRQ/B chromosome 14, HanXRQr2.0-SUNRISE, whole genome shotgun sequence includes these proteins:
- the LOC110903790 gene encoding uncharacterized protein LOC110903790 codes for MGYKGNSVHGEVPERGAIFMSNINTHKECLERKLFGLPSGMSKFVLHVKEGMTLFLFEFERRLLYGVFRATCDGDINIDPKAFRSSGKQFPAQVRFTTVWECSPLAESEFKDVIRDNYFSGKKFNFGLDEKQVRKLMKLFRSKIISKNYPERNIRRYNKPEEANARSGDLRKDIRHRIRFDSCDLRGDEVKEVDNMYINKHIIEDMQTDKRDGFLTHYTTESDKFGDYSRHDILGKHLDLREKDIEDQTRTSTLFSTRMTEFDMPVFSKPHGTHLDEIGLGSKDIIDYNRLQDEYKVRERLRESLNERTLTNDYSHFNHNDYSNVDTTRIDVPDIQLSPCLDDGSGFISIANNYPIYSSPEKIPMTYFSHDEGSYRYRDDPGSQSSIFPKFISRNLSLSSSDARLRVDDVDPTDDDKRCYEKHESKRSFGSTRKRESVFSRLSSTLRHEEQAFETDENHELNSSVNKVMKMLEKVVSSPKKRSRKSISVIKQDDADNSPKSKIEDYVFPDVNLEVDADVVDEEAEGESAYQETRLVDFKRRKKSNKRIDDANKENSECLVGTTSDVGPVANNLLTGMPHKRRKLVRPDFVEKNIVPDSVGTHENKLSANDSTDVALEVSEKVDAFIESVVPTCRENTLDESSLTKAESESSKKVDVSIKHCAQESKLFANDSSDVALEGSEKVDALIESMVPACHENTPDDGSSTKAGSESSKKVEIDLNMLPTSDESSSSKEDNVSTKDVLKSQNSVVVEGSTSNDDQKMCGWIEW; via the exons ATGGGGTATAAAGGTAACTCTGTTCATGGGGAGGTTCCAGAACGCGGTGCGATATTTATGTCAAATATTAATACACATAAAGAGTGCTTAGAAAGGAAGTTGTTTGGACTACCATCAGGTATGTCCAAATTTGTGCTGCATGTAAAAGAAGGAATGACCCTTTTCCTTTTTGAGTTTGAAAGGAGATTATTATACGGTGTATTTCGTGCTACATGCGATGGTGATATCAATATTGACCCCAAAGCATTCAGATCATCTGGTAAACAGTTCCCTGCACAG GTTCGTTTTACAACTGTTTGGGAATGTAGCCCATTAGCTGAAAGTGAGTTCAAGGATGTAATTAGGGATAATTACTTCTCGGGGAAGAAGTTCAACTTTGGTTTGGATGAAAAGCAG GTACGTAAACTTATGAAGCTATTTCGTTCAAAGATTATCTCTAAAAATTACCCTGAGAGAAATATCCGGAGATATAATAAACCAGAAGAAGCAAATGCAAGATCCGGTGACCTTAGGAAGGACATTAGACATAGGATAAGATTCGACAGCTGTGACCTTAGGGGTGACGAAGTCAAAGAAGTAGataatatgtatataaacaaACATATTATAGAAGATATGCAGACAGATAAGCGGGACGGTTTTCTAACACATTACACGACAGAAAGTGACAAGTTTGGTGATTACAGTAGACATGACATATTAGGAAAACACCTTGACCTTAGGGAAAAAGATATTGAAGACCAGACTCGAACCTCAACACTCTTTAGCACGAGAATGACCGAATTCGACATGCCGGTTTTCAGCAAACCACATGGAACACATCTTGATGAAATCGGATTAGGAAGCAAAGATATTATTGATTATAACAGGTTGCAAGATGAATATAAAGTTAGAGAACGTCTTCGGGAAAGTCTGAATGAACGCACATTGACCAATGATTATTCTCATTTCAACCACAACGATTATTCAAATGTTGATACTACAAGGATTGATGTTCCTGATATCCAGCTTAGTCCTTGTTTAGATGACGGGTCGGGTTTTATTTCCATTGCTAATAATTATCCGATTTACTCTAGTCCCGAGAAAATCCCCATGACGTATTTCTCACATGACGAAGGGTCGTATCGGTATCGTGATGATCCTGGTTCACAAAGTTCTATATTTCCCAAGTTTATTTCCAGAaatctttctctttcttcatctgATGCTCGTCTACGTGTGGATGATGTGGACCCGACTGATGATGATAAAAGGTGTTatgaaaaacatgaaagtaaGCGTAGTTTTGGCAGTACTCGAAAGAGAGAGAGTGTTTTTTCTCGTTTATCTTCGACTTTAAGGCACGAAGAACAGGCCTTTGAAACTGATGAAAACCATGAGTTAAACTCATCAGTTAACAAAGTTATGAAGATGTTGGAGAAGGTTGTAAGTAGCCCTAAAAAACGAAGTCGAAAAAGCATTTCAGTTATAAAACAAGACGATGCTGATAACTCGCCAAAAAGTAAGATTGAAGATTACGTGTTTCCAGATGTGAATTTAGAAGTTGATGCTGATGTGGTGGATGAAGAAGCTGAAGGTGAATCAGCATATCAGGAAACCAGACTTGTGGATTTTAAGCGTCGTAAGAAGTCAAACAAGAGAATTGATGATGCAAACAAAGAGAACTCTGAATGCTTGGTAGGCACCACATCAGATGTGGGGCCTGTTGCAAATAATCTGTTAACGGGTATGCCACACAAGCGTCGAAAACTGGTTAGGCCTGATTTTGTTGAAAAAAATATCGTTCCCGACAGTGTTGGTACTCATGAAAATAAACTTTCCGCAAATGATAGcacggatgtagctcttgaagttTCAGAGAAGGTTGATGCATTCATCGAATCCGTGGTGCCAACTTGTCGTGAAAATACACTCGATGAGAGTAGTTTAACAAAAGCAGAAAGTGAAAGCTCAAAGAAAGTTGACGTATCCATCAAACATTGTGCTCAAGAAAGTAAACTTTTCGCAAATGAtagctcggatgtggctcttgaaggttcagaGAAGGTTGATGCATTAATCGAATCAATGGTGCCAGCTTGTCATGAAAATACACCTGATGACGGTAGTTCAACAAAAGCAGGAAGTGAGAGCTCAAAGAAAGTTGAAATTGATTTAAATATGCTGCCAACTTCTGATGAAAGCTCATCTTCCAAAGAAGACAACGTATCAACAAAAGATGTACTTAAAAGCCAAAACAGTGTGGTTGTGGAAGGGTCGACGTCAAATGATGACCAAAAGATGTGTGGTTGGATCGAGTGGTGA
- the LOC110903791 gene encoding methyltransferase N6AMT1: MPPRIAQIRLVSSHPQVYAPCDDSFALVDALLADRTKLLDHHPSICMEIGSGSGYVITSLALILGSESKNAHYFATDLNPHATEVTRQTLEAHGVHAELLTTNIASGLEKRLSGMVDLMVINPPYVPTPEDEVGSSGLSSAWAGGENGRSVIDKILPVADNLLSEKGWLYMLFLADNDPLQICLQMRDKGFGAKIIVQRSTEEETLHVIKFWRDPDIQIEGNEAVSGGKTAPQRGFDFLRSQISRLSFRETRQ, encoded by the coding sequence ATGCCTCCAAGAATTGCACAAATCCGACTAGTGAGTTCACATCCTCAAGTGTATGCACCATGCGACGACTCATTTGCCTTGGTTGACGCACTGCTGGCTGACCGGACCAAACTGTTAGACCACCACCCGTCAATCTGTATGGAAATTGGCTCTGGAAGCGGCTACGTCATCACTAGCCTTGCTCTTATTCTCGGATCTGAATCCAAAAACGCGCATTATTTCGCAACCGACTTGAACCCTCATGCCACAGAAGTGACCCGTCAGACACTCGAGGCCCACGGGGTCCACGCAGAGTTATTAACCACTAACATCGCTTCAGGGCTTGAAAAAAGATTATCTGGAATGGTGGATTTGATGGTTATCAACCCGCCTTATGTGCCAACACCTGAGGATGAAGTGGGTAGTTCCGGGCTTTCATCTGCTTGGGCTGGAGGTGAAAATGGCAGAAGTGTAATTGATAAGATTTTACCGGTTGCCGACAATCTGTTGTCGGAAAAGGGTTGGTTGTATATGTTGTTTCTTGCGGATAATGATCCGTTACAGATATGTCTTCAAATGAGAGATAAAGGTTTTGGTGCAAAGATTATTGTTCAGAGATCAACAGAAGAAGAAACTTTACATGTGATTAAGTTTTGGCGGGACCCAGATATTCAAATAGAGGGAAATGAAGCAGTGTCGGGTGGTAAAACGGCTCCCCAACGGGGTTTTGATTTTCTGCGTTCGCAGATTTCTAGGTTGTCGTTTAGGGAGACGAGGCAATAG
- the LOC110903789 gene encoding uncharacterized protein At4g19900: MLRSRRRPHYATHLCALTAAVLLLLSVSILYIRLTSHQPPHPHHHHPDLTSNPLLEDSDPDDRTSDDDRIDILDDTVQDDPFSRVSDEEEEEDDIFNHYSDDDVTDQPRVSKYYYDHVQGVIRRAFDKRSIDQWEDYVNFDLNSAGSGSGLGSGFVDLGFGSDDVVLDDNVRRKLAQVKGVEDALLLKVSPLKEGWGDWFEKKSDFLRRDRMFKSNLEMLNPMSNPFLQDPDGAGVTGLTKGDKMIQKRIVNDFKKVPFGVSVTSVDNPMSKTKVESENKVAERRTLDEGIREVVDKSDEMRNEFSGQIYADGKRWGYFPGLHPRLSFSNFMDAFFRKGKCSMRVFMVWNSPPWMFTVRHQRGLESLLFHHPDACVVVFSETLELNFFDGFVKDGFKVAVAMPNLDELLKDTPTHEFASVWFEWRKTKFYPTHYSELIRLAALYKYGGIYLDSDVIVIKPLYSLSNMVGLEDESSASDLNGAVMVFRKHSPFIMECLKEFYASYDDTNLRWNGADLLTRVGSKFLHEENGFENQMELKLQPFFAFFPISRKSITRYFTQPTTDAEKADQDALYQKIVDEALVFHFWNSLTSSLVPEAGSLAARLIDRHCIRCSDML; this comes from the exons ATGCTCCGATCCCGGCGTCGCCCCCACTACGCCACCCACCTCTGCGCCTTAACCGCCGCCGTCCTCCTCCTCCTCTCCGTCTCCATCCTCTACATCCGCCTCACCTCCCACCAACCACcacacccccaccaccaccaccccgaCCTCACCTCCAACCCTCTCCTCGAAGACTCCGATCCCGACGACCGTACCTCCGACGACGACCGCATCGACATCCTAGACGACACCGTTCAAGACGATCCATTCTCTAGGGTTTcagacgaagaagaagaagaagacgacATCTTCAACCATTATTCCGACGATGACGTCACCGATCAACCTAGGGTTTCCAAATATTATTATGATCATGTGCAGGGAGTGATTCGGCGTGCGTTTGATAAGCGATCGATTGATCAGTGGGAGGATTATGTTAATTTTGATTTGAATAGTGCTGGATCAGGTTCTGGTTTAGGTTCTGGTTTTGTTGATTTAGGGTTTGGTTCAGACGACGTCGTTTTGGATGATAATGTGAGGAGGAAACTGGCTCAAGTGAAAGGGGTTGAGGATGCACTTTTGTTGAAGGTTTCACCTTTGAAGGAAGGGTGGGGGGATTGGTTTGAGAAGAAGAGTGATTTTTTGAGGCGTGATCGGATGTTTAAGTCGAATTTGGAGATGTTGAATCCGATGAGTAATCCGTTTTTGCAGGATCCGGATGGGGCGGGGGTTACCGGGCTTACTAAAGGAGATAAAATGATTCAGAAGCGGATAGTTAACGACTTTAAGAAGGTACCTTTCGGGGTGTCTGTAACATCTGTTGACAATCCGATGTCGAAAACGAAGGTTGAGAGTGAAAACAAGGTTGCCGAGCGAAGAACTTTGGATGAGGGGATTCGAGAGGTTGTTGATAAAAGTGACGAAATGAGAAATGAGTTTTCGGGTCAGATTTATGCGGACGGGAAGAGATGGGGATACTTTCCCGGTTTGCATCCTCGTTTATCGTTTTCAAATTTCATGGATGCTTTCTTTAGGAAAGGGAAGTGCTCGATGAGGGTTTTTATGGTGTGGAATTCGCCACCGTGGATGTTTACTGTTCGACACCAACGTGGGCTTGAAAGCCTGCTGTTTCACCATCCGGATGCTTGTGTTGTGGTCTTTTCTGAAACTTTAGAGCTCAATTTCTTTGATGGTTTTGTAAAAGACGG TTTCAAGGTTGCTGTTGCCATGCCGAATCTAGATGAGTTGCTGAAAGATACACCGACCCATGAATTTGCTTCTGTCTGGTTCGAATGGAGGAAGACAAAGTTTTATCCTACGCATTACAGCGAGCTTATCCGCCTGGCTGCTCTTTACAA ATATGGTGGGATCTATCTTGATTCTGACGTTATAGTGATAAAACCGCTCTATTCGCTATCTAATATGGTGGGCCTAGAGGATGAATCATCTGCAAGTGATTTGAATGGAGCTGTGATGGTATTTAGAAAGCACAG CCCGTTTATAATGGAGTGCTTGAAGGAGTTTTATGCAAGTTATGATGATACAAACTTAAGGTGGAACGGGGCTGATCTTTTGACTCGAGTTGGAAGTAAGTTTCTGCATGAAGAAAACGGGTTCGAGAATCAGATGGAACTGAAACTGCAGCCCTTCTTTGCTTTCTTCCCTATAAGTCGTAAGAGTATCACACG atATTTCACCCAACCTACAACTGATGCTGAAAAAGCCGATCAAGATGCTCTATATCAAAAGATCGTTGATGAGGCGTTAGTATTTCATTTCTGGAACAGCTTAACATCTAGTCTAGTTCCTGAGGCCGGGAGCCTAGCAGCCAGACTTATTGACCGACATTGTATCCGTTGTTCTGATATGTTGTAA